The genome window GGTTCATGTAATCCTAGAACTAGAAATATAAATTTAAATATGCAAATTTTTAGTAGACCTATTGAATTTGTTGAATATGTAATATTTCATGAATTGACTCATTTGCTCTATCCTCATCACCAAAAGGAATTTTATGAATTTATAGAACAATATATGTGTAATTATAAAGAGATTATAAAGATAGGGAAATTAAATATGTATCAAATTTAAAATGAATCTATATAAAGTAAAATAAATATGCTATACTAAACTCTATAAAATCAGTTTTAGAACAAAGTTACTTAGGGGGTATCTTTATGATGTATGAATTGAATAGAAACTTTATTAATGAAAAAGATTTTCAAAACAGAATAGCACAGGGATTAGAAAAGTTAGAAATAGATTTTTACTGTGTTGATGGAAGAGATTTTATATGTACATTTCAAGATGGAAGAAAATTTATTTTTACTTTAATTGAAGTTAAAAATGGAATAGCTCTTTTAGATGTTGATCCAATAGAATTAACAGAGACAATTAAAGTTTTAAATTGCATAAATTAATAAAGGGCGTAAAAGCCCTTATTTTTATTTTAGGAGAAAAAATGATAAAAAATAAATTTTTAAGTAATAGTAATAATCAAAAAATTATTATGAGTATAAGAGAGGAACTTTTAAATTGTGAGGAATTTATAATTTCAGTAGCTTTTATTACAGAAAGTGGATTGACTTTAATTTTAGAGCAATTAAAAGTTTTAGAAGAAAAAAATATAAAGGGAAAAATTTTAACTGGAGATTATTTAAATTTTACAGAACCAAAGGCTCTTGAAAGGCTTTTAAAATATAAAAATATTCAATTAAAAATGATAAAAAATGAAAATTTTCATGGAAAAGGATATTTTTTTAAAAAGAAAGATAGATGGAATTTGATAATCGGAAGTAGTAATTTAACACAGGGTGCTCTAACAAAAAATTTAGAGTGGAATTTAATGGTTAATAGTCATAAAGAAGAAGAAGTGAGTAAAGCAATTTTAAATGAATTTAATGAAATTTTTTATAGACTAGAAAATTTGACTTTAAAAGACATTGAAGAATACAAAGAAAATTATATTATTACAAAAAACTATTTTAAAAATACTAAAATGATAAAAAATAATAAAAAAGATATAAAACCTAATTTAATGCAGAAAAAAGCTCTTGAAAATCTAGAAAATTTAAGAAAAAATGGGAAAAATAAAGGTTTATTAATAAGTGCAACTGGAACAGGAAAAACATATTTAAGCGCTTTTCATGTAAAAGAAGTAAATCCCAAAAAAATATTGTTTATTGCTCATAGAAAAACTATTTTAAATTCTGCTAAAAAAACCTTTGAAAATATAATAAAAAATAAAAAAATGAATATTTATGATGGTAAAAATGAAAAAGAAGAATATTTATTTGCTATGGTTCAAACTTTAAACAAAGATGAGCATTTAAATAATTTTTCTAAAGATTATTTTGATTATATTATAATTGATGAAGTTCATCATAGCGGAGCTAAAACTTATCAGAAAATAATAGAATATTTTAAACCTAAATTTTTTCTTGGAATGACAGCAACTCCAGAAAGAAATGACGATTTTGATATATATAAACTTTTTGACTATAATATAGCTTTTGAAATAAGACTTCACGATGCTTTAAAAGAAAATTTACTTTGTCCATTTCATTATTTTGGAATAAAGGATATTTCAATTGATGGAAAAATTTTAGATGAAAAAGCCAATATTAAAGATTTGACTTTGGATAAAAGAGTAGAACATATTATAGAAAAAAGTAATTATTATGGTTATTCTGGAGATAAATTACATGGATTGATATTTGTTTCTAAAAAGGAAGAAGCTCAAATACTTACTCAAAAGTTAAATGAAAAAGGGATCTCATCAAAAGCTTTATTAAGTGATGATAGTGATGAAATAAGGGAACAAGCTATTAAAGATTTAGAGAATGGGAAATTAAAGTTTTTATTAACTGTAGATATATTTAATGAGGGAGTAGATATTCCTTGTATAAATCAAGTTATTCTATTAAGACCAACAGAGTCTGCTATTGTTTATGTTCAACAAATAGGAAGAGGATTAAGAAAAAATAAGAATAAAGATTATCTTGTAATTTTGGATTTTATTGGAAATTATGAACGGAATTTTTTGATTCCAGTTGGAATTTCACAAAATAATTCTTATGATAAGGATTATTTAAAAAGATTTTTAATAAATGGAACAAATTTAATACCAGGGGAAAGTTCTATTACTTTTGAAAAAATAGTTCAAGAGCAAATATTTGAAAATATAAATAAAGCAATATTTAGTAATCGTAAAAATATAGAGCATGATTATAAATTATTAAAAAAACAATTGGGTAGAATTCCTTTTCTAAATGATTTTTTTGAAAAGAATTTTATAGAACCTAGTGTTATTTTAAAATATAAGAAAACTTATGATGATATTTTACAATTATTTGAAAAAAAAGAAAATTTAGGAAATTTAAATAAAAATGAAAAAAATTATCTAGAGTTTTTATCAGTATTTTTCACTCCCAGTAAAAGAAGTTTTGAAATGGAGATTTTGAGTTATTTTATTTGGAATAAACATGGAAAATTAGAAAATATTCATAAGTTTTTAGAAAATAAATATAATAAAAATTTAAATATAGAATATATTGAAAATGCAATTTTCCATTTGAGTAAAGAAATTTTTACAAGTTTATCCACAATGAAAAAATATACTTCATTCATAGCGAAAAATGAAAATGAATATTTTTTAAATGAAGATTTTATAAATTCTATTGAAAATAATGATTACTTTAGAAAATTAATTGAAGATCTTATTGTTTATAATAAAAATTATGCATTAAAATATTATAGAGAGGCTATGGAAGAAAGTATTATAAAGCATAAAGAATATACAAAACAAGAGGGATTTTGGTATTTAAATATGGATTATAATAATGGATATCAAGTTGGAGGATATACAATTTTTCATGAAGAAAAAAAAGTTTTATTATTTATAGGATTAGAAGATTCAGGAGAAGATTTTATTTATAAAAATAGATTATATTCTAAAAATACATTTAATTGGTTTTCTAAAAAAAATAGAGTTTTAAAAAGAAAAGGGGAATATACAAAAGAAGGATTAATAGGAGAAAATTATTATACTTTAGAAGTTTTTATGAAAAAAAAATCTGGAGAAAATTTTTTTTATATGGGTCAAGTAGGAAAGGTTTTAGAAGCTATAGAACATGTAGATGAAAAAGTTATAGAATATAAATTGCAGTTAAAATATAATATAGAGAAAACTCTTTTTGAATATTTAAATATTTATTGAAAATATGATAAAATATAAAAAATATGTTAAATAGGAGTTTAAATGAGAAAATTAAGATTAATATCAAGGATAATAGGAGCTTTTGTTGGGTTCGGAGGAATAGTTTTAAAATATAATACTTTAGGAGTAATAATAGCTTGTGTAGTTTCTGTTGTAATTTCAGAATGTATTTGTGATATTGTTCAAAAGAAAAAATAAAGCGAAAGATAGGATAATCCTATCTTTGCTTTAATAATGTACCACGTTCTCCTGGAATAGGAGAAAAGACTTCAATTTTACGTATAATCCGTCGTTTTAACTCTTCTACATGGGTTATAATTCCAATATTTAAATTTTCTTCTTTTCTAATATCTTCAAGAGTTTCAATAATTTTATTTAAAAGATTTTCATCTAAGGTCCCAAATCCTTCATCTAAAAAGAAAAATTCTAAGTGAGTTTTTCCTTTTAACTGTAATTGATTAGAAAGAGCAAGAGCCAAAGATAAAGAAACTATAAAAGTTTCCCCTCCCGAAAGAGTAGAACACTTTCTCTTAAAACCACTATTAAAAGCATCTACAACATAAAAATCACAATTATCATCAATATCAAGATTGTAACGACCTCGAGTTATATATTCAAGACGTAAACTAGCATTAGCAACTATAGCTTCTAATTTTCTTTTAGCTAAAAATTTTACAAATTTTCTTGCACCAATCTTTTTTAATAATTCTTCAGCAATATAGAATTTTTCTTGAGCTTTTTTTTCTAAAAGTAAAATTTCTTTAATTTCATCCAAAATTTCATAAGCATTTTTTATATTGTTTTCAAGAATAGAAATTTCTTTTTTTAAAGAATCAATTTTTATTGTAAGATCTCTATCTTTTTCTATGAAAATTTTCCACTCTTCTTCTGAAATATCTCTATTATTTATGATTATTTTACAATTTTCAATAAGAGAAGTTAAACTAATTAATAAATTGTTGTAAGTTTCAATTTCTTTAGTAAAATCTATAACTAAATTATTTTCAAGAATTGAATTTTTAACATCTTCAAGATTTATGAAATTATCATTTTTGATTTTAAATAAAAGTTCTTCATTTTGAATTTTGTAATTTTTTTCAAATTCAATTAAATTTTGTTGAATGTTTTTAATATTACTGTTTATTTGAACTTTTTTCTTTTCTAAAATAGTAGAATCCTCGCTTAAACCAGTAATTTTTTTATTAATTTCTTCTAAAATTTTAGAAAATTTTTCAAAGTGAATTTCATCATTTTCCAATTTTTTCTTTTCTGCTATAAGAGTTTCAATTGTAAAATTTTCAAATTTATTCGTATAAGGTAAAAGTAAATTTTTTGTATTGGTGAGATTTTCTTGAATAATATTAATTTTTTCATTATTTTTTTCTAATTTTTCAGTAAAAAAATTCATTTTTTTTGGGATTTCTTTTAAATTAGTTTCTAAAGAAATTATTTCTTTTTCTAATTTTTCTTTTTCTTTTAGAAAATTTTCAAATAAAATTCTATTTTCTTCTAATAAATTTTCTTTTAAATTTAATAAATTTTTTATTTTTTCAAGGGGATTTTCATCTAAAAAGTTATTAATTTCTTTTATTTGATTTTCTAAATAAAATAATTTTTCAGAAAATTGTATTAATTTTTTAGATAAATTCTCTTTTTCTAATTCCAATGATTTTAATTGAGTTTTATCAATTTCTAAAACTTCATTTAATGTACTATTAGGATGATGAATACTTCCACAAAGAGGACAAGGTTCTCCCTCTTTTAAATTTTTTTTAAGTAAAGATAAAACCATATCTTCGTTATTTTTATTGATTATGTTAATTTCATTTTCTATAATAATAAATTTTTTTTGAATTTCATTTTTTTCTTTAGAGACAATAGTAATTTCACGTTCAAGAGTTTCTTTATTAATTTTTTTATCATTAATACTATTTAATTGAATTTTTAAATTTTCAATTTCTAAAGAAATTTTTTGAATAGTATTGTTATCTATAGCAGGTAAATTTTTTAAATTTTCATTTAAAATCGATAGATTTTCTTTTAAAGAAATACTATACTGTTGTAAATTAATCATCTCAGTTTCATATTCACTATTTTCTTTAATATAATTTTTTAAAAAATCTTCTTTATCTTTTATTGAAATTAATAAATTTAATAAATTTGATATATCTCTTAGGTTTTTATTTTGAAAATTTAAATTTTTTAAAGAGATTTCTATTTTCTTTTTCTCTGACTCTAAATTAGTTGAAAGATTATTTAAATTTAAAATATCTTTATATATTTTTTCTTTTTCAATTGATTCCTTTTCTAAAGAAATTTTTAAGTTATAAATTGTTTTTAAATCTTTATCTAAATAATTAATATTATCGATGTAATAAAAAGCTTTATTATGTTTTTCAAGTTTATTTTTTAAAATATTTATTCTTTCTTTTTTTTCTAAAAGAAGCTTCTTTTCTTCTTGAAGTTTCTTTAATTGAGAAATATTTTCTTTTAAAATTTTAACTTCTGATAATTGGTTGTCAAAAGATTCTTTTTCTTTTATTAAATCCTTTAACATATTTTTAGAAGCTTCAAGAATTTTTTTGTCCGATTCTATAGAATCTAAATCAACATCGCCCTTTCCGATTCTTTGATTTTTAAATTTTTCAAGTTCTTCTTTCCAATAATTTTTTTCTCTAGTAACTTTATCTTGAAGATCTTTTCCATATTTTTCTAGAGCAAAGATATTTTCAAGCATTTCCATTTTTTCAA of Cetobacterium ceti contains these proteins:
- a CDS encoding DUF3427 domain-containing protein translates to MIKNKFLSNSNNQKIIMSIREELLNCEEFIISVAFITESGLTLILEQLKVLEEKNIKGKILTGDYLNFTEPKALERLLKYKNIQLKMIKNENFHGKGYFFKKKDRWNLIIGSSNLTQGALTKNLEWNLMVNSHKEEEVSKAILNEFNEIFYRLENLTLKDIEEYKENYIITKNYFKNTKMIKNNKKDIKPNLMQKKALENLENLRKNGKNKGLLISATGTGKTYLSAFHVKEVNPKKILFIAHRKTILNSAKKTFENIIKNKKMNIYDGKNEKEEYLFAMVQTLNKDEHLNNFSKDYFDYIIIDEVHHSGAKTYQKIIEYFKPKFFLGMTATPERNDDFDIYKLFDYNIAFEIRLHDALKENLLCPFHYFGIKDISIDGKILDEKANIKDLTLDKRVEHIIEKSNYYGYSGDKLHGLIFVSKKEEAQILTQKLNEKGISSKALLSDDSDEIREQAIKDLENGKLKFLLTVDIFNEGVDIPCINQVILLRPTESAIVYVQQIGRGLRKNKNKDYLVILDFIGNYERNFLIPVGISQNNSYDKDYLKRFLINGTNLIPGESSITFEKIVQEQIFENINKAIFSNRKNIEHDYKLLKKQLGRIPFLNDFFEKNFIEPSVILKYKKTYDDILQLFEKKENLGNLNKNEKNYLEFLSVFFTPSKRSFEMEILSYFIWNKHGKLENIHKFLENKYNKNLNIEYIENAIFHLSKEIFTSLSTMKKYTSFIAKNENEYFLNEDFINSIENNDYFRKLIEDLIVYNKNYALKYYREAMEESIIKHKEYTKQEGFWYLNMDYNNGYQVGGYTIFHEEKKVLLFIGLEDSGEDFIYKNRLYSKNTFNWFSKKNRVLKRKGEYTKEGLIGENYYTLEVFMKKKSGENFFYMGQVGKVLEAIEHVDEKVIEYKLQLKYNIEKTLFEYLNIY
- a CDS encoding AAA family ATPase, yielding MKPILLEIEGLQSFQEKQTIDFEKLSEYGLFGIFGETGSGKSSILDGMIFALFNQIPRTNDNGDKIESSLNTLSKILRVYFKFSLGEDIFEVTRIYKKNSKNEIKPANPILIKNGDIIASKIKEVESKINEEFGISPKDFMRSVVLPQGKFNEFLKLRGVEKMEMLENIFALEKYGKDLQDKVTREKNYWKEELEKFKNQRIGKGDVDLDSIESDKKILEASKNMLKDLIKEKESFDNQLSEVKILKENISQLKKLQEEKKLLLEKKERINILKNKLEKHNKAFYYIDNINYLDKDLKTIYNLKISLEKESIEKEKIYKDILNLNNLSTNLESEKKKIEISLKNLNFQNKNLRDISNLLNLLISIKDKEDFLKNYIKENSEYETEMINLQQYSISLKENLSILNENLKNLPAIDNNTIQKISLEIENLKIQLNSINDKKINKETLEREITIVSKEKNEIQKKFIIIENEINIINKNNEDMVLSLLKKNLKEGEPCPLCGSIHHPNSTLNEVLEIDKTQLKSLELEKENLSKKLIQFSEKLFYLENQIKEINNFLDENPLEKIKNLLNLKENLLEENRILFENFLKEKEKLEKEIISLETNLKEIPKKMNFFTEKLEKNNEKINIIQENLTNTKNLLLPYTNKFENFTIETLIAEKKKLENDEIHFEKFSKILEEINKKITGLSEDSTILEKKKVQINSNIKNIQQNLIEFEKNYKIQNEELLFKIKNDNFINLEDVKNSILENNLVIDFTKEIETYNNLLISLTSLIENCKIIINNRDISEEEWKIFIEKDRDLTIKIDSLKKEISILENNIKNAYEILDEIKEILLLEKKAQEKFYIAEELLKKIGARKFVKFLAKRKLEAIVANASLRLEYITRGRYNLDIDDNCDFYVVDAFNSGFKRKCSTLSGGETFIVSLSLALALSNQLQLKGKTHLEFFFLDEGFGTLDENLLNKIIETLEDIRKEENLNIGIITHVEELKRRIIRKIEVFSPIPGERGTLLKQR